The Epinephelus lanceolatus isolate andai-2023 chromosome 11, ASM4190304v1, whole genome shotgun sequence genome window below encodes:
- the smad9 gene encoding mothers against decapentaplegic homolog 9 gives MNSSASITSLFSFTSPAVKRLLGWKQGDEEEKWAEKAVDSLVKKLKKKKGAMEELERALSCPGQPSKCVTIPRSLDGRLQVSHRKGLPHVIYCRVWRWPDLQSHHELKALECCEFPFGSKQKDICVNPYHYRRVETPVLPPVLVPRHSEFNPQHSLLAKFRNASLHNEPLMPQNATYPDSFPALPCSSFSSSPSSSLAQSPTSQSYPNSPNSSAEPGSPYHITAETPPPPYSMMETSPPEDVKPSNSTEPIKLTFSAPHRDLRPVCYEEPEYWCSVAYYELNNRVGETFHASSRSVLVDGFTDPSNNKNRFCLGLLSNVNRNSTIEHTRRHIGKGLHLYYVGGEVYAECLSDSSIFVQSRNCNFQHGFHATTVCKIPSGCSLKIFNNQLFAQLLAQSVNHGFEVVYELTKMCTIRMSFVKGWGAEYHRQDVTSTPCWIEVHLHGPLQWLDKVLTQMGSPHNPISSVS, from the exons ATGAACTCCTCTGCCTCCATTACATCCCTATTCTCCTTCACCAGCCCGGCGGTGAAGCGTCTGCTTGGCTGGAAACAAggggatgaggaggagaagTGGGCGGAGAAGGCTGTAGATTCTCTAGTGAAGAaactaaagaagaagaagggggcaatggaggagctggagagagcCCTCAGCTGCCCAGGACAGCCCA GCAAGTGCGTGACCATTCCACGGTCGCTGGACGGCAGGTTGCAGGTGTCCCACAGGAAGGGACTGCCCCATGTCATCTACTGCAGGGTGTGGCGCTGGCCCGACCTGCAGTCCCACCACGAGCTGAAAGCCCTGGAGTGCTGCGAGTTCCCCTTCGGCTCCAAGCAGAAGGACATCTGTGTCAACCCTTACCACTACAGGCGCGTGGAGACTCCAG TGCTGCCACCAGTTCTGGTCCCACGCCACAGCGAGTTCAACCCTCAACACAGTTTACTGGCAAAGTTCAGGAACGCCTCCCTGCACAACGAGCCTCTGATGCCCCAGAACGCCACCTACCCAGACTCCTTCCCCGCACTGCCCtgttcctccttctcctcctccccttcttcCTCCCTCGCCCAGTCCCCCACCTCACAGAGTTACCCCAACTCCCCCAACAGCTCCGCAGAGCCTGGCAGCCCGTATCACATCACAG CTGAGACTCCCCCACCTCCGTACAGCATGATGGAGACGAGTCCTCCAGAGGATGTGAAGCCCAGCAACTCCACAGAACCCATCAAACTCACATTCTCAGCTCCACACAGAG ATTTACGGCCTGTATGTTACGAGGAACCGGAGTACTGGTGTTCAGTGGCTTATTACGAGCTCAACAACCGGGTGGGGGAGACTTTCCACGCGTCGTCCCGCAGCGTCTTGGTGGACGGCTTCACGGACCCATCCAACAACAAGAACCGCTTCTGCCTCGGCCTGCTATCCAATGTCAACCGCAACTCCACCATCGAACACACACGCAGGCACATAGGCAAAG GTTTACACCTGTACTATGTGGGCGGTGAGGTGTACGCAGAGTGTCTGAGCGACAGCAGCATATTTGTCCAGAGCCGCAACTGCAATTTCCAGCACGGCTTCCACGCCACCACCGTGTGCAAGATCCCCAGCGGCTGCAGCCTCAAGATCTTCAACAACCAGCTGTTCGCCCAGCTCCTCGCCCAGTCTGTTAACCACGGCTTTGAGGTCgtctatgagctcactaagatgtGTACCATCCGCATGAGCTTTGTGAAG GGCTGGGGTGCCGAATACCACCGTCAAGATGTGACCAGCACCCCCTGCTGGATCGAGGTACACCTGCACGGGCCCCTGCAGTGGCTGGACAAGGTCCTGACACAGATGGGCTCCCCTCACAACCCTATCTCTTCGGTGTCATAA
- the rfxap gene encoding regulatory factor X-associated protein isoform X2, whose protein sequence is MSEDDASASANKDKDSTLLLTKDGQRYYVSKSGVVDSRNVITPHEPENNASSYDVDDPDEESDVLDTSDPRDGAASPEELNDEETSEGDNAPKQCTYEGCTETTTQVAKQRKPWMCKKHRNKMYKDKYKKKKSDQENSEERPVSVNKQRLGAMGDRPARPSLIEQVLNQKRLSLLRSPEVISFLQQQQQLLATQSRSQSQQQFQGC, encoded by the exons ATGAGTGAAGATGACGCTTCAGCTTcagcaaacaaagacaaagactcCACTCTCCTGCTCACTAAAGACGGACAGAGGTACTACGTGAGTAAAAGCGGAGTTGTCGACAGCAGAAACGTGATAACGCCGCACGAACCGGAGAACAACGCCTCCTCCTACGACGTGGATGATCCGGATGAGGAGAGCGACGTTCTGGACACGTCGGATCCCAGAGACGGCGCCGCCAGCCCGGAGGAACTCAACGACGAGGAGACCTCGGAAGGCGACAACGCTCCTAAACAGTGCACCTATGAGGGATGCACGGAGACCACAACGCAGGTGGCCAAGCAGAGGAAACCGTGGATGTGCAAGAAACACCGCAACAAGATGTACAAAGACAagtacaagaagaagaagagtgatCAG GAAAACTCAGAGGAGCGGCCTGTGTCTGTGAACAAACAGCGTCTGGGTGCCATGGGGGACCGGCCAGCCAGACCCTCCCTGATAGAGCAGGTCCTCAACCAGAAAAGATTG TCACTGCTCAGAAGTCCAGAGGTGATCAgcttcctgcagcagcagcagcagctcctggcCACACAGAGCCGCAGCCAGTCACAGCAGCAGTTTCAGGGCTGTTGA
- the rfxap gene encoding regulatory factor X-associated protein isoform X1 — MSEDDASASANKDKDSTLLLTKDGQRYYVSKSGVVDSRNVITPHEPENNASSYDVDDPDEESDVLDTSDPRDGAASPEELNDEETSEGDNAPKQCTYEGCTETTTQVAKQRKPWMCKKHRNKMYKDKYKKKKSDQAMSSGKLDENSEERPVSVNKQRLGAMGDRPARPSLIEQVLNQKRLSLLRSPEVISFLQQQQQLLATQSRSQSQQQFQGC, encoded by the exons ATGAGTGAAGATGACGCTTCAGCTTcagcaaacaaagacaaagactcCACTCTCCTGCTCACTAAAGACGGACAGAGGTACTACGTGAGTAAAAGCGGAGTTGTCGACAGCAGAAACGTGATAACGCCGCACGAACCGGAGAACAACGCCTCCTCCTACGACGTGGATGATCCGGATGAGGAGAGCGACGTTCTGGACACGTCGGATCCCAGAGACGGCGCCGCCAGCCCGGAGGAACTCAACGACGAGGAGACCTCGGAAGGCGACAACGCTCCTAAACAGTGCACCTATGAGGGATGCACGGAGACCACAACGCAGGTGGCCAAGCAGAGGAAACCGTGGATGTGCAAGAAACACCGCAACAAGATGTACAAAGACAagtacaagaagaagaagagtgatCAGGCAATGTCCAGTGGGAAACTTGAT GAAAACTCAGAGGAGCGGCCTGTGTCTGTGAACAAACAGCGTCTGGGTGCCATGGGGGACCGGCCAGCCAGACCCTCCCTGATAGAGCAGGTCCTCAACCAGAAAAGATTG TCACTGCTCAGAAGTCCAGAGGTGATCAgcttcctgcagcagcagcagcagctcctggcCACACAGAGCCGCAGCCAGTCACAGCAGCAGTTTCAGGGCTGTTGA